One window of Schistocerca cancellata isolate TAMUIC-IGC-003103 chromosome 9, iqSchCanc2.1, whole genome shotgun sequence genomic DNA carries:
- the LOC126100326 gene encoding uncharacterized protein LOC126100326 — protein sequence MEKTADQLEVTVQKADTKLDLIAWKLEKCEKELFHLDGTEVSVISLLRGVNQVKEEYENLRREISEVQQLQKQLSDSLRLQLRQVQGRFGSLRERIIKSQQNN from the exons ATGGAGAAGACAGCAGATCAACTAGAAGTCACA GTCCAAAAAGCTGACACAAAGCTGGACCTGATTGCATGGAAGCTTGAGAAATGCGAGAAAGAGTTGTTTCATTTGGACGGCACTGAG GTTTCAGTGATTTCACTTCTACGAGGTGTTAACCAGGTGAAGGAGGAGTATGAGAATCTGAGAAGAGAAATATCGGAAGTGCAGCAGCTACAGAAGCAGTTGTCTGATTCTCTTAGATTGCAGCTGCGTCAGGTACAGGGTAGGTTCGGTTCACTTCGTGAGCGTATAATCAAGAGTCAGCAAAACAACTGA